The following coding sequences are from one Candidatus Polarisedimenticolia bacterium window:
- a CDS encoding HEAT repeat domain-containing protein — protein sequence MPFNAQDPVEPISRVIRELSTATKVVSFYSSDNPAVRVAVDRVHHLLGLLFNRETELSISFGEAGIMHRGAYLPDSDPVLRGFSSFLLNRGIARLTLRRGLDTATLTDFLRLLGSDPRTLGSTGGLARQLADRRISTITLEEIDLERILASEVESIPGEGAATEEERGAWKTLLASYLLEGAKTAPAGVRALLRSLASEPGRLREWLEHPMVGSSRDLPKLMQRLAQEVGRETPESLEALSGRLAEALPVLAGRLRMDLMLVKAPVGADQGDLMELTAARLSETGVADLIGSFVKAERQLSPRLFAACARVFSVRGKTAPYFGDITAAIAAAAEDGVELDRVWQSLQGLLVESDQEYLAETAHATLEEAERHLGLDAPLRQALEADEGFVAAFAPEAISDHACRVIMGALDAEKDAARIESLRDDLERRARRMSGRERMGLLADTVRSISELRGEDHKAPGRFGMDRRVRSVVEQMVRVFRTDFEHLTEEQKSRAGIEFKELGGIAAPVLTDALSEEENWEVRRGIIAVLSSLGRAAMPVLLKRLDDSSWFLVRNVALLLGEIGGQSLVEPLAGLLMHPEPRVRREAAGALGKIGGSRAIAHLRKAILDPEVCTVAARVLGEIDRENTVALFSKRLARTGRMISDGRAARDAIAILGEMEAAEAVPLLSRILLRGFWLPLSTGDTLRTQAAQALYRIGTDEAIDALRAGAKSARRVVRDTCTTLTSGGEPPVDPPDLPASEAAA from the coding sequence ATGCCCTTCAATGCCCAGGACCCGGTCGAGCCGATCAGCCGGGTCATCCGCGAACTGTCGACCGCCACCAAGGTGGTGTCTTTCTATTCCTCCGACAACCCGGCGGTGCGTGTGGCAGTGGACCGAGTCCATCACCTTCTCGGATTACTGTTCAACCGGGAAACCGAGCTGTCTATATCCTTCGGAGAGGCCGGCATCATGCATCGCGGGGCCTATCTCCCCGACTCCGATCCCGTCCTGAGAGGTTTCTCCTCGTTCCTGCTGAACCGCGGCATCGCGCGTCTGACGCTTCGCCGCGGGCTGGACACCGCCACGCTGACCGATTTCCTGCGCCTGCTCGGCAGCGATCCGCGCACCCTCGGGTCGACGGGAGGGCTGGCCCGCCAGCTGGCCGATCGGCGCATCAGCACCATTACCCTGGAGGAGATCGATCTCGAGAGGATCCTGGCGTCGGAGGTGGAGTCGATCCCGGGAGAAGGTGCGGCCACCGAGGAAGAGCGTGGCGCCTGGAAGACGCTTCTCGCTTCCTACCTGCTGGAGGGGGCGAAGACCGCGCCCGCCGGCGTGCGCGCCCTGCTCCGCAGCCTGGCTTCGGAGCCGGGGCGCCTGCGTGAATGGCTGGAGCACCCGATGGTCGGCTCCTCGCGCGACCTGCCGAAGCTGATGCAGCGCCTTGCGCAGGAAGTGGGCCGCGAGACGCCGGAGAGTCTCGAGGCGCTTTCCGGTCGCCTGGCCGAAGCCCTGCCCGTCCTCGCGGGGCGCCTGCGCATGGACCTGATGCTCGTCAAGGCGCCGGTCGGAGCGGACCAGGGGGACCTGATGGAGCTGACGGCCGCACGCCTGTCGGAAACGGGCGTGGCCGACCTGATCGGGTCGTTCGTGAAGGCGGAGCGCCAGCTCAGCCCGCGTCTGTTCGCCGCCTGCGCCCGCGTCTTCTCGGTGCGCGGCAAGACCGCCCCCTATTTCGGCGACATCACCGCCGCGATCGCGGCCGCGGCCGAGGACGGTGTCGAGCTGGATCGGGTCTGGCAGTCGCTGCAGGGACTGCTGGTGGAATCGGACCAGGAATATCTCGCCGAGACCGCCCATGCCACCCTCGAAGAGGCGGAGCGCCATCTGGGCCTGGACGCCCCGCTGCGCCAGGCGCTGGAGGCCGACGAAGGGTTCGTTGCGGCCTTCGCGCCGGAAGCGATCTCGGATCATGCCTGCCGCGTGATCATGGGCGCGCTCGATGCCGAGAAGGACGCGGCGCGTATCGAGTCGTTGCGCGACGATCTCGAGCGGCGCGCCCGGCGCATGTCGGGACGCGAGAGAATGGGTCTGCTGGCCGATACGGTGCGCTCGATCTCCGAGCTGCGCGGCGAGGACCACAAGGCGCCGGGGCGCTTCGGCATGGACCGGCGGGTCCGCTCGGTGGTCGAGCAGATGGTGCGCGTCTTTCGCACCGACTTCGAGCACCTGACCGAAGAGCAGAAGAGCCGCGCCGGGATCGAATTCAAGGAGCTGGGAGGCATCGCCGCGCCGGTGCTCACCGACGCCCTGAGCGAAGAGGAGAACTGGGAAGTCCGCCGCGGCATCATCGCGGTGCTCTCCTCCCTGGGACGGGCCGCCATGCCGGTGCTGTTGAAGCGGCTGGATGATTCCTCCTGGTTCCTGGTGCGCAACGTGGCGCTGCTGCTCGGCGAGATCGGCGGCCAGAGCCTGGTGGAGCCGCTGGCGGGGCTGCTCATGCATCCCGAGCCGCGCGTGCGTCGCGAGGCGGCGGGAGCGCTGGGGAAGATAGGCGGCTCGCGGGCCATCGCCCACCTGCGCAAGGCGATCCTCGATCCGGAGGTGTGCACGGTGGCGGCGCGGGTCCTGGGCGAGATCGATCGCGAGAATACCGTGGCCCTCTTCTCCAAGCGGCTGGCGCGCACCGGCCGGATGATCTCCGACGGGCGCGCCGCCCGCGACGCAATCGCCATCCTCGGGGAGATGGAGGCGGCGGAAGCGGTCCCGCTCCTGAGCCGCATCCTGCTGCGCGGCTTCTGGCTGCCCCTGTCGACCGGCGACACGCTGCGCACGCAGGCGGCCCAGGCGCTGTACCGCATCGGGACGGACGAGGCCATCGACGCCCTGCGCGCCGGCGCCAAGAGCGCGCGCCGCGTGGTCCGCGACACCTGCACGACTCTGACGAGCGGCGGTGAGCCGCCTGTCGATCCTCCCGACTTGCCCGCCTCGGAGGCCGCGGCATGA
- a CDS encoding HD domain-containing phosphohydrolase, with the protein MSSAPDYLELVRNLISALNGRRNHPAHHPAFERSLARLEQSLHNLMVSRDEIQLGVLGDHLLADGLPWEEQEEPLSHLSRELRSHGIDKLTFQRGFTRTDLGSLLEVLAGDRATVRSVSSSAAAQDLLAGRGVSRIRVGRHETTGKTELAEEEITPEARAYRDTVDGLEEAMDCARGGRFLRTRQLLTLVEGLMQHLARDPAPLLMQTARRKPPEYAATHVVNVAILTMAQVQALSSDAEVIREYGAAALMHDLGKVRIPAEILEKRSRLSEAEVEVLRRHPVDSLHLLRETPGVGDLALVVAFEHHRRFDLSGYPVLPRPLPQHFASRLVALADAYDAMRSDRSYQREIPPEQALDILRQQSGKLFDPVLVRLFIRMVGAFPPGTRIRLDTGEEAVVVKANPSDPHRPIVRLEERVSDAEDRFRLVNLGERDPKTGAYRRSAICSLLDFAHRG; encoded by the coding sequence ATGAGCTCAGCGCCCGATTACCTGGAGCTGGTGCGCAACCTGATCTCGGCGCTCAACGGCCGGCGCAACCATCCGGCCCACCATCCGGCCTTCGAGCGCAGCCTCGCCCGGCTGGAGCAGTCGCTGCACAACCTGATGGTGAGCCGCGACGAGATCCAGCTGGGCGTCCTCGGTGACCACCTGCTCGCCGACGGCCTTCCCTGGGAGGAGCAGGAAGAGCCGCTCTCGCACCTCTCGCGCGAGCTGCGCTCCCACGGCATCGACAAGCTGACCTTCCAGCGCGGCTTCACCCGCACCGATCTCGGCAGCCTGCTCGAGGTCCTGGCGGGAGATCGCGCCACCGTCCGGTCGGTCTCGTCCTCCGCCGCTGCCCAGGACCTGCTGGCCGGACGCGGAGTCAGCCGGATCCGGGTCGGGCGGCACGAGACGACGGGAAAGACGGAGCTAGCCGAGGAGGAAATCACTCCGGAGGCGCGCGCCTATCGCGACACCGTCGACGGACTGGAAGAAGCCATGGATTGCGCCCGCGGCGGCCGGTTCCTGCGCACCCGCCAGCTCCTGACGCTGGTGGAGGGGCTGATGCAGCACCTGGCGCGCGACCCGGCGCCGCTGCTGATGCAGACGGCCCGCCGCAAGCCGCCCGAGTATGCCGCCACCCACGTCGTGAACGTCGCCATTTTGACGATGGCTCAGGTCCAGGCCCTCAGCTCGGATGCGGAGGTGATCCGCGAGTATGGCGCCGCCGCCCTGATGCACGATCTCGGGAAAGTGAGGATCCCGGCGGAGATCCTGGAGAAGCGCAGCCGTCTGAGCGAGGCCGAGGTCGAGGTCCTCCGCCGCCACCCGGTCGACTCGCTGCACCTGCTGCGCGAGACCCCGGGAGTGGGGGACCTGGCGCTCGTGGTGGCCTTCGAGCACCACCGGCGCTTCGATTTGTCGGGCTATCCGGTGCTTCCGCGTCCCCTGCCGCAGCACTTCGCCAGCCGCCTCGTGGCCCTGGCCGACGCCTACGACGCGATGCGCAGCGATCGCAGCTACCAGCGCGAGATTCCTCCCGAGCAGGCGCTCGACATCCTCCGCCAGCAGTCGGGCAAGCTGTTCGATCCGGTCCTGGTCCGATTGTTCATCCGGATGGTAGGGGCTTTTCCGCCGGGCACGCGCATCCGCCTCGACACGGGGGAGGAGGCGGTCGTGGTGAAGGCCAATCCTTCCGATCCCCACCGGCCGATCGTCCGCCTGGAAGAGAGGGTCTCCGATGCGGAGGACCGCTTCCGCCTGGTGAATCTCGGCGAGCGGGACCCCAAGACCGGCGCCTACCGGCGCTCCGCCATCTGCTCCCTTCTCGACTTCGCGCACCGCGGCTGA
- the wecB gene encoding UDP-N-acetylglucosamine 2-epimerase (non-hydrolyzing) → MKIHCVVGARPNFMKIAPLMREMLRHPEMRPVLVHTGQHYDPEMSEVFFNDLEIPSPDLHLGVGSGSQASQTGKVMVAFEAVLEQDPADLVLLVGDVNSTLACSVVAAKAGVPVAHVEAGLRSWDRSMPEEINRIVTDALSTYHFTTSRDADENLLREGAEPSRIFFVGNVMIDTLLRFQGKVDRSPIRAQLRLPRDYALLTLHRPSNVDDVAPLKRIFAALEILSRRLPIVFPIHPRTRKMLEEFGVSTQAAGIRTLDPIGYIDFIHLEKNARLVLTDSGGIQEETSVLGVPCLTLRDNTERPVTLREGTNVLVGNDTERILAAAERALDGERRATAVPELWDGRASERIVAHLRRIGLPD, encoded by the coding sequence TTGAAGATCCACTGCGTGGTGGGCGCGCGCCCCAATTTCATGAAGATTGCCCCGCTGATGCGGGAGATGCTGCGACACCCGGAGATGCGTCCCGTCCTGGTCCACACGGGGCAGCACTACGATCCGGAGATGTCGGAGGTCTTCTTCAACGACCTGGAGATTCCCTCGCCCGATCTGCACCTGGGGGTCGGTTCCGGCAGCCAGGCGTCGCAGACGGGCAAGGTGATGGTGGCCTTCGAAGCGGTGCTGGAGCAGGACCCGGCGGACCTGGTCCTCCTGGTCGGCGACGTGAACTCCACGCTCGCCTGCAGCGTCGTGGCGGCGAAGGCGGGCGTCCCCGTGGCTCACGTTGAAGCGGGATTGCGGAGCTGGGATCGAAGCATGCCCGAGGAGATCAACCGGATCGTGACCGACGCCTTGTCGACCTACCACTTCACGACCAGCCGCGATGCCGACGAGAACCTCCTGCGCGAGGGGGCCGAGCCGAGCCGCATCTTCTTCGTGGGCAACGTCATGATCGACACGCTGCTGCGGTTCCAGGGGAAGGTCGACCGATCCCCGATCCGCGCGCAGCTGCGCCTGCCGCGCGACTACGCGCTCCTCACGCTGCACCGTCCGAGCAACGTCGACGACGTGGCCCCGCTGAAGCGCATCTTCGCGGCGCTGGAAATCCTGTCTCGCCGTCTCCCCATCGTCTTCCCGATCCACCCGCGCACCCGCAAGATGCTGGAAGAGTTCGGTGTCTCCACGCAGGCGGCGGGGATCCGCACCCTCGACCCGATCGGCTACATCGATTTCATCCATCTCGAGAAGAACGCGCGGCTGGTCCTGACCGACTCGGGCGGCATCCAGGAGGAGACCAGCGTCCTGGGCGTTCCCTGCCTGACGCTGCGGGACAACACCGAGAGGCCGGTGACGCTGCGCGAGGGCACCAACGTCCTGGTGGGCAACGACACCGAGCGGATTCTGGCGGCGGCCGAAAGGGCGCTGGATGGGGAGCGCCGCGCCACCGCGGTGCCGGAGCTCTGGGACGGGCGGGCCTCCGAGCGGATCGTCGCGCACCTGCGCCGGATCGGGCTGCCCGACTGA
- a CDS encoding SGNH/GDSL hydrolase family protein, with protein sequence MRTPGVAAEGGDRSLTKLRLYGCLALTASTVAAIAILEIVLRLFYPQDTLSPRWAYSPHYCTTAYPGARMVHERPGRWRFVYTINADGNRGPRLSLPRSDAKPLIVVLGDSYSFGAGVADGEEYSEVLERDLHGAAHVLNLALGGWGLTQEIRRYYDFGALYDPRVVILQFSANDPEDNLKCPVAQLRDGRFVFHDSHAGVFRIKDFLSRSLIQKSQIYNLVRDRLYRLMAGRVIERSRADLAKDGATAGLDETNHAQLLEAFARDLHARGVRLLLVTVNGQLREFPRIEEKVRQLEAEGQLRFFDAADWLEGEQDYASPEGHLWGTRAHRVLGERLAGIVAGLTPTSAGAPGS encoded by the coding sequence TTGAGGACTCCCGGCGTCGCCGCAGAGGGCGGCGACCGCTCTCTGACCAAGCTTCGGCTCTACGGCTGTCTTGCGCTCACCGCTTCCACGGTGGCCGCAATCGCCATTTTGGAGATCGTGCTTCGTCTCTTCTATCCTCAAGATACTCTGTCGCCCCGCTGGGCCTATTCGCCGCATTACTGCACGACCGCCTATCCGGGCGCCCGGATGGTGCATGAGAGGCCGGGCCGCTGGCGGTTCGTCTACACCATCAACGCCGACGGCAACCGCGGACCGCGGCTCTCCCTGCCGCGCAGCGACGCGAAGCCGCTCATCGTCGTACTCGGGGATTCCTACTCGTTCGGCGCCGGAGTGGCGGACGGAGAGGAGTATTCCGAGGTCCTGGAGCGGGACCTCCATGGGGCGGCGCACGTGCTGAACCTGGCCCTGGGAGGCTGGGGGCTGACCCAGGAGATCCGCCGCTATTACGACTTCGGTGCCCTCTACGATCCGCGGGTCGTGATCCTGCAGTTCTCCGCCAACGACCCCGAGGACAACCTGAAATGTCCGGTGGCCCAGCTGCGCGACGGCCGCTTCGTGTTCCACGACTCGCACGCCGGGGTGTTCCGAATCAAGGACTTCCTCTCCCGCTCGCTGATCCAGAAGAGCCAGATTTACAATCTCGTGCGCGATCGGCTGTATCGCCTCATGGCAGGACGCGTGATCGAAAGGAGCCGTGCGGACCTGGCAAAGGACGGCGCGACGGCCGGGCTGGACGAGACGAACCACGCGCAGCTCCTCGAGGCCTTCGCGCGGGACCTTCATGCCCGAGGAGTGCGGCTGTTGCTCGTCACGGTCAATGGGCAGCTCCGGGAGTTTCCGAGAATCGAGGAGAAGGTGAGGCAGCTGGAAGCTGAAGGCCAGCTGCGCTTCTTTGACGCGGCCGACTGGCTCGAGGGGGAGCAGGATTACGCTTCTCCCGAAGGACACCTGTGGGGGACCAGAGCTCACCGGGTCCTGGGAGAGCGCCTGGCGGGGATTGTCGCAGGCCTGACGCCCACCTCGGCCGGGGCGCCGGGATCGTAG